The Pseudomonas fragi DNA window CTATTTCAACTGAATCAACACCGGTGCAGCCAGCTTCGTCTACGGAGCATTGAAGCACTCTATAGATCTGCGAAATCACCTGCATCGTTGCTACTTCAACGGTTCCTTCATTACGACATAAAACCCAGCCGTGATCGGTGATCGCCCGTTCGAACGCCTGAGTAGAAGCGACATGTTCCTCCAGCTTATGCATCACCGTACTGCCCAACCCGCGTGACCGTGCCGCGGCCCTCGCCCATGATATTTCAGGGGCCGTGACCACCCCGACATGCAGATCCGGGACTTGCACGTTGCGATCGATATTCAACTGCAGAATCTCTGCAAACGGGGTTAGCCGGCGAAACGCGGCATCAGACGGGTACCAGCGATCGATCAGGATGATGCTGTCTGAGGGCTGTCTAGCCAATACGTGCCGGGAAATCCAGCTACGGCTATCGGCAAGGCGCTCGCAAACCCGTAACTCCAATTCCCGGTCGGGATATCTGACGAGCTGGTTCACCAGGGCCATTGTTGCACCCCGACCGGGATCGCTTTTTTTCTCGCAAAGCCGGATGACCTTTTTGTTGTCTGCCCTCAGTACTTGGGTGACGGCTTCCAACAGTGTGGTTTTACCGGCGCCCTTGGGCCCATCCAGAGAAACAAACAGCGCACGATTCATTCTTCACATAACGATTGATTGGGTGATGGGCACTCTAACCTGATTA harbors:
- a CDS encoding dTMP kinase, whose translation is MNRALFVSLDGPKGAGKTTLLEAVTQVLRADNKKVIRLCEKKSDPGRGATMALVNQLVRYPDRELELRVCERLADSRSWISRHVLARQPSDSIILIDRWYPSDAAFRRLTPFAEILQLNIDRNVQVPDLHVGVVTAPEISWARAAARSRGLGSTVMHKLEEHVASTQAFERAITDHGWVLCRNEGTVEVATMQVISQIYRVLQCSVDEAGCTGVDSVEIAVARS